The Desulfovibrio desulfuricans DSM 642 genome contains a region encoding:
- a CDS encoding GDSL-type esterase/lipase family protein, with the protein MPHTTPAWFFFGDSLTQGVNDCLMPGGWVSRLAVLAHKTGLCPIPRATFYNLGARRHGTADIAARWRQELENRLIPGMKPHLVFCVGVVDMAAPGGGQPADPALTASLLHPVLEEAAATAPTLVISPPPVAAAEANARIAQLCKLQQMLCDQRGIPFAQVHELLITNSVYMDDLSDGLHPGSQGCAQMAQTLLAQQCVSEFMRAAQ; encoded by the coding sequence ATGCCGCATACGACACCAGCCTGGTTCTTTTTTGGCGATTCGCTGACGCAAGGCGTTAATGATTGCCTCATGCCGGGCGGGTGGGTAAGCAGGCTGGCAGTGCTTGCACACAAAACGGGGCTTTGCCCCATACCGCGCGCCACCTTTTATAATCTGGGCGCGCGGCGGCACGGCACGGCTGACATTGCCGCACGCTGGCGTCAGGAGCTGGAAAACAGGCTTATCCCGGGCATGAAGCCGCACCTTGTTTTTTGCGTGGGCGTGGTGGATATGGCCGCCCCAGGCGGCGGCCAGCCCGCAGACCCGGCATTGACGGCATCACTGCTGCACCCCGTGCTGGAAGAAGCGGCAGCAACCGCCCCCACACTGGTGATCAGCCCGCCGCCCGTTGCGGCAGCGGAAGCGAACGCCCGCATCGCGCAACTCTGCAAGCTGCAACAAATGCTGTGCGACCAGCGCGGCATTCCGTTTGCGCAGGTGCATGAGCTTTTGATAACCAATTCCGTCTATATGGACGATCTGAGCGATGGGCTGCACCCCGGATCACAGGGTTGCGCCCAGATGGCGCAAACGCTGCTGGCGCAGCAATGCGTTAGCGAATTCATGCGCGCCGCGCAGTAG